TGGTCAGCACCGTCGCCGCGTACATCACCAGCGTCGCGGCCGTGCAGCGGCTGTCGGCGGCGATCGCGGGCGCCGTGGGCTACGTCGAGGCGGTCGGCGCGGCCCTGTTCGCCTGGCTTACTCTGGGCGAGCACCTGTCTCCGGTCCAGCTCGCCGGGGGCGTGATCGTACTGGCCGGCGCGTTCGTGGCCCAGCGGTCCGTCGCCTCGCACGAGCCGGCGGCCGGGGAGATGGCCGCCATGGAGCTGGCCGGTGTCACGAGCACCGCCGATGAGAGGTCCAGGACGACCTGATGAGCGATCTGAACCAGCTGCCCGCCGACCTGCCCGTCCCCGAGGACGACGGTGCGGCCGACCATCTCACCGGCCTGGCCGCACCGCCCGTCGAACTGCCCGACACCGCGGGGGAGACCGTCCGCATCGACGCGCTCGGCGCGGGCCGTACGGTGCTCTACGTCTACCCGCTCACCGGCCGCCCCGGCACCGACCTGCCGCAGGGCTGGGACGCCATCCCCGGGGCCCGCGGCTGCACCACCGAGGCCTGCGACTTCCGCGACCACCACCAGGATCTTCTCGCGGCCGGGGCCGGGCGGGTGTTCGGGCTGTCCAGCCAGGACCTCGCCTATCAGGAGGAGGTCGTCGAACGGCTCCGCCTGCCGTTCGCGATGCTGTCCGACCTGACCCTGAGCCTGGCGGGCGCGCTGGACCTGCCCACGTTCGAGGCCGGCGGGCGGACGCTCTTCAAACGCCTGACACTGATCATCCGGGACGGCGTCATCGAGCACGTCTTCTACCCCGTCTTCCCGCCGAACGAGCACGCACGGCAGGTCCTCGCCTGGCTCCGCGACAACCCGGCGTAGAGACGCGGGCCATCACGCGTGGCGGCGGATGAAGGTACGGGTGCCGACCGTGACCGCCGCCACCGCGAACGCCAGCGAGACACCGGCGCCGGCCGCCAAGGTGCCCGAGGCGTAGTGGCCGGCGAAGGCCGCCCGCATGCCCTCCACGACATAGCGGAAGGGCGTCGCGCGAGAGATCGCGTCCAGCCAGCCCGGCGCCGCGGACATGGGCAGCAGCGCCCCGGACAGCAACAGCATCGGCACGATGAACGTGCTGGCCATCGGCGCGAACACCTCCTGGCGGCGCAGCACCAGCGCGAAGGCGTACGACAGCGCGGCCAGGCTCACCGCGAGCGGCACGAGGAGCGCCGCGCCGATGGCCAGCCCGGCGGGCGGCACCCGGAGGCCGAACGCGAAGCCGACGGCGACGACGAGCGCCGACTGGCCCAGCAGCACGACCACGTTGGTGAACACCCGGCCCAGGAGCAGCGCGATGCGGCTCGCGGGGGTGACGCGCTGGCGTTCGAGCACGCCGAACCGCGCGTCGAACACGATGCCGAACCCGGCCAGGCCGGAGCTCAGCAGGGCCAGCTGCATCAGCACGCCGGGGACGAAGACCTGCCAGCTGCCGGGCCCGATGTAGGTGGTGAGCAGGGGGCCGAACAGCGCCAGGTTGAGCACGGGCTGGAGCACCCCGAAGACCAGGCCGGCCTTGCTGCCCATGGTGAGCCGGAGCTGGTGGGTGAAGATCAGCCAGATGTCACGCAGCACGACCGGCCTCCCGCGTGGTCAGGGCCAGGAAGACGTCGTCGAGGGTGGGCCGGGTGAGCCGGATCGAGCGCGGCAGGACCCCCTGGGCGTCCAGGGCGCGGGTGAGTTCGATGAGGATGCGGTCGCCGTGCTCGACGGTGATCCTCAGCGTCCGCTCCTCGGCCCGTACGCTCCGCACGGCGGTGAGCCCGGCGAGCGCGTCGCGGGCGCGGCGTGCGTCTCCGTCGATCTCGACCGTGACGATGTCGCCGGACAGCCGGCGCTTCAGGTCCTCGGGCGTGCCCGCCCCGATGATCTCGCCCCGGTCGATGATGAGGATCCGGTCGCAGAGCGCGTCGGCCTCGTCCAGGTAGTGGGTGGTCAGGAAGACCGCGGTGCCGTGCTCGTCGCGCAGGTCACGGATGTGGCGCCAGACCTCGCCGCGGCTCTGCGGGTCCAGGCCGGTCGTCGGCTCGTCCAGGAAGATCAGCGCCGGCGTGTGGACGATGCCCAGGGCGATGTCGAGGCGCCGCCTCTGACCGCCGGACAGCGTCCCGATCTCCTGGTCGGCGAGCCCGAAGCGCTCCAGCAGCTCATGCGCCCGCGCCCGCGGGTCCGGCACCCGGTACAGCCGTGCCTGCAGGACCAGCTCCCGCGCCGCGGTGCAGGCGGGGTTGGTGCTGCCGCCCTGGGCGACGTACCCGATGCGGCGCCGTACGCCGGCCGGGTCGGTGGTCAGGTCGCGGCCGGCCACGGTGGCGGTGCCGGCGGTGGGGCGGAGCAGGGTCGTGAGCATCCGGAGAGTGGTCGTCTTGCCGGCGCCGTTCGGGCCGAGGAACCCGACGATCTCTCCCGCTCCGACGGTGAGGTCGACGCCGCGTACGGCCTCGGCACCCGGAAAGGACTTGGCGAGGCCGCGCGCCTCGATGACGTGATCCATGCCGCACACCCTGACATAATTTTGGGGTCACCACAAATTTGGAGTTACACCAAAGTGGGTACCATCGTCGGCGTGGCAGAAGAGCTCAGCCTCCGCGAGCGCAAGAAGCGCGAGACCCGGCAGCGCATCGCGGACGTCGCCATGGGGCTGTTCATGCTGCGCGGCTTCGAGAAGGTCACCGTGGCCGACGTGGCCGAGGCCGCCGACGTCTCGGTCAACACGGTCTTCAACTACTTCCCCACCAAAGAGGACCTGTTCTTCGACCGGCAGGACGCCGCGGTGCAGAGCCTGGGCCGCGTCGTGGCCGACCGGAGGCCCGGCGAGTCCGCGGTGCGGGCGGTGCGCCGGGACTTCCACGCCGCACTGGACGAGCGCGACTGGCGCTACGGCATCACGGGCGGCAGCCCCGACTTCTCCCGCATGGTGAACGAGAGCCCGGCCCTCGTGGCCCGGATGCGCCAGATGGGCGACCTGCGCGAGGAATACCTCGCGCGGGTGCTGGCCGAGGAGACCGACGCCGGCCCCGACGATCCGACCCCACGCTTGGTCGCCGCCCAGCTGGTCGCGCTGACCCGCGTCGTCGCCGGGGAGTTCCTGCGGCGGCGCCTGGCGGGGGAGAGCCTCCAGACCGTCCTGCCGCCGGTGCGCGCCGCCGCCGACCGCGGATTCGACCTGGTCGAGTCCGGTGTCGGCGCGTACGCGGTCAAGGATCCGCCTCCGGCGTAGCCCGGCCCCGAACCCGGGTAGGGATCCGAGGGGGACCGGGCGGTGGCATCACGTCCGGAAAAGGGGGTCCCGTGCGAGTCGTCGTCGATCTCACGCGCTGCCAGGGCTACGGCCAGTGCGTCTTCATGGCACCCGAGGTGTTCTCGATGACCGGCGCCGAGGCCCTCGCGTACGACCCGGAACCCTCCGAGGCCCAGCGCGGGCACGTGCTCCGCGCCGCCGCCGCCTGCCCGGTCCAGGCCCTGCACGTCGACCACGTGGGCGCGCCCGAACCGGACCACGAACCAGGCCCGCACCCGGCGCCGGACGGCGACGACTTCAAACGCACCGGCCGGATCGTCATCGTCGGGGCCTCCCTGGCCGGCATGCGCGCGGCGGCGGTCCTGCGCAGGGAGGGTTTCGCCGGGTCGCTGACGATGATCGGGGACGAGCCGGGCGAGCCCTACGACCGGCCACCGCTGTCCAAGCAGGTGCTCACCGGGCAGGTGCCCGCGCGCAACACCGTCCTGCCCCCGCTCGCCGGCCTCGGCGCGGAGTGGCTGTGCGGCGTGCCCGCCACCGGCCTGGACCTGGACCGGCGCCGGGTCCGCCTCGCCGACGGCCGCGACATCGGGTTCGACCGGCTGCTGATCGCCACCGGGACCCGTGCCCGGCCCTGGCCGGACGCGGCGGAGGCGGCCCTGGACGGTGTGGTCACGCTGCGCACCGCCGAGGACGCGACCCGGCTCCGGCGGCGGCTCACCGGTGCGGGCCGGGTGCTGGTCATCGGCGCCGGGTTCACCGGGTCGGAGATCGCCTCGGTCTGCCGGCACCTGGGCCGCCCGGTCACGGTCGCCGAACGCGGGGCCGCGCCACTGGTCGGTGCGCTGGGCGGCGTGATCGGCGCGGTCGCCGCCGACCTGCAACGCGCCCATGGCGTGGACCTGCGCTGCGGGGTCAGCGTCACCGCGCTCGAAGGCGACGGCGGGCGGCTGCGGCGGGCCCGGCTGTCCGACGGCGACACCATCGAGGTCGACCTGGCCGTCGCCGCGCTCGGCGCGGTCCGCAACGTCGAGTGGCTGGAGGGCTCGGGGCTGGCCGCCGGGCCGTGGGGGGTGGCCTGTGACGCCGGCTGCCGTGTCTTCGACATCAACGGCCTGGTCACCGACGACGTCTTCGCCGCCGGCGACGTCGCGCGCCTGCCCCATCCGGTCTATGAGTACCAGTTCCTGACGCTGGAGCACTGGGGGAACGCGGTCGCCCAGGCCGAGGTCGCCGCCCACAACATGGTCAGCGGCCAGACCCGGCGCTGGCCCCATCTGGCCCTGCCGGTCTTCTGGTCCAGTCAGTTCGGCGTCGACATCAAGTCGGTGGGCGTGCCGACGTTCGCCGACGAGGTGATGATCACGCAGGGGACGGTCGAGGAGCACCGGTTCGTCGCGGTGTACGGCTACCGCGGGCGGATCACCGCCGCGGTCACCTTCGACCAGGGCATGTGGCTGGAGTTCTACCAGGGCCTGATCGAGCAGGCCGCGCCGTTCCCGCCGGAGTTCCGCACCGTCGACCGGCCGGAGGCGACCAGCCCGGTCCCGGCCGAGGTGCCCGACCGGGTGGCCGCCAGCCACGGCGCGACCGTCGTGGTGACCGGCCACGACCCGGCCGAACGCCGCGCCTGGCTCGTACACCGGTCCCGATGACCGCACAGGCAGGAGGTCACATGGGTGAGGGAATCAGAAGGCACAGTCCCCTGGTCACTCCTCCGACGAAGGAGGAAACATGACCGAGAATCGTGCGTTCGGGCGGATCCTGGATCGCGCCAACCGCGCCGACCCGTACCCGCTGTACGCCGAGCTCCGCAAGACTCCGGTGACGCTCCAGGAGGACGGCAGCTACGTCGTCAGCACCTACCGCGAGATCGTCGCGCTGCTGCACGACCCGCGCATCAGCTCCGACCGCCGCAACCTCGACGAGAGCTTCGCGGCACGCGAGCCGGGCGTGTCCGGGCAGCCGCCCGCCTTCATCGCGCTCGACCCGCCAGACCACGACCGGCTGCGGCGGCTGGCGATGCGCCACTTCGGTCCGCCCGGCACGCCGGACCGGGTCGAGAGCATGCGGCCCGAGCTCGCCGCGATCGTCACCGGGCTGATCGACGCCCTCGCCGGGCGGGAGCGCGCCGACCTCGTCGAGACCGTCGCCTACCCGTTCCCGGTGACGGTGATCTGCCGGCTGCTCGGCGTGCCGCGCGAGGACGAGCCGAAGTTCCACGGCTGGTCGACCGAGATCGTGGAGACCATCGGCCCCGGCGAGGACGACATGGCCGAGCGCCAGCGCAGGCGCGACCGGGCCACCGGCGCGCTCGGGGACTATCTCGGCGACCTCGCCGACGCCCGCCTCGGCGATCCCGGGGACGACCTGCTGTCCGGCCTGCTGGCCGGGGGCGGCGAGCAGGGCGGCATGTCGCGCGCCGAGGTGGTCACGACCGCGACGCTGCTGCTGGTCGCCGGGCACGAGACGACCGTCAACCTGATCGCGAACGGCATGCTCACCCTGCTGCGCCACCCCGAGACGCTGGAACGGCTGCGGCACGAACCGGACCTGGTCTACGGCACGGTCGAGGAACTGCTCCGCTACGAGCCGCCGGTGCACTTTCCCGCGACGCGGGTGGCCCTCGATGACATCACCGTCGGCGACACGACCATCCCGCGCGGCGCGCCGATCGTGCTGGCACTCGCCGCGGGCAACCGTGACCCGGACTACGTCAGCGCCCCCGAGCGCTTCGACCCGTGCCGCGAGGCGAACCAGCACCTGGGCTTCGGCGGCGGCATCCACTACTGCTTCGGCGCTCCGCTGGCCCGGCTGGAGACGCAGGTCGCCCTCGGCGAGCTGGCGCGGCGGCTGCGGAACCCGCGGGCGGTCGCCGACCCGCCGCCGTACCGTCCGAGCTCCTCGCTGCGCGGGCCCCGCCGGCTGGTCGTCGACTTCGACGGCGTCAGACCGACGCGTTGAGCGCCCCGGCACGTGCGGCGGCCAGCGCCCCGCCCGCGGCACGGTCGGCCACCGCGGCGTCGACCGGCTCATGGGAGACGAACAGCCGGTAGTAGACCGGCGCGACCGCGGCGCGTACGACCTCGGCGGGGTCGACGTCGGCGCTCAGCTCGCCGCGCGCGACGGCGCGCGTGACGATGGCCGAGGACTGGTCGTGGCGGGCCATGAAGAAGGCGTGCAGGGCACGGGCGGCGTCGGCGTCGTGCATCGCGGCGGAGACGAAGGCGGTCGAGACGGGGCCCTCGCGAGGATCGGCGAAACCGTCGGCGACCAGCCGGGCGAGCGCGCGCAGGTCGCCCTCGATCGTGCCGGTGTCGGGCACCGGCCACGGCTCACCCCCGGCCAGCTCCAGCGCGTCGGCGATGAGGCCAGCGACGTTTCCCCACCGCCGGTAGACCGTGGTCTTGTGCACCCCTGACCGGGCCGCCACGCCCTCCACGGTCAGTGCGGTAAAGCCCCTGTCGGCGACCTGCGCGCCGCAGGCGGGCCTCTGGTCGAACCCTCCGGCGCGGACCTGCTGGTGACGTTCGTGCGGATCGGGCCGCAGCGGCAGGTGCCGGTGGGCGGCGCCCAGCTGTTCGAGGACCGCAACGCGATCTCGCATCCGATGCGGCAGGTGGCGGACACGCAGGTGTGGCACCTCAGCGTGGTCGCACCGCGTGGGGTCACCACCGTCTACCAGTACCTGGTGGACGACCCGTTCCTGGACGCCGACCACGAGGACCTCGCACTGCTCGGCCGCCTCGTGGCCGAGTCACGCGAACGCTCCTACGCCGACCCGTTCAACCCCCGCCGCCTCTTCCCGCAGGCCGCGAAGATCGCCGGAGCCGGTGGGGAGGGCGCGATCGCGTCGGCGGTCGTCGCCTTCGTGGACGACCGCCGGACGGCATGAGCGCCCGGATGACCGAGATGGCCTGCCACCCGGCCACGACCCGGATGCCCACCGAGGAGCTGCTGCCGCTGCTGCGGTCGGCGTACGACCTGTCCGCGGAGGT
Above is a genomic segment from Actinoallomurus bryophytorum containing:
- a CDS encoding peroxiredoxin, yielding MSDLNQLPADLPVPEDDGAADHLTGLAAPPVELPDTAGETVRIDALGAGRTVLYVYPLTGRPGTDLPQGWDAIPGARGCTTEACDFRDHHQDLLAAGAGRVFGLSSQDLAYQEEVVERLRLPFAMLSDLTLSLAGALDLPTFEAGGRTLFKRLTLIIRDGVIEHVFYPVFPPNEHARQVLAWLRDNPA
- a CDS encoding ABC transporter permease, with protein sequence MLRDIWLIFTHQLRLTMGSKAGLVFGVLQPVLNLALFGPLLTTYIGPGSWQVFVPGVLMQLALLSSGLAGFGIVFDARFGVLERQRVTPASRIALLLGRVFTNVVVLLGQSALVVAVGFAFGLRVPPAGLAIGAALLVPLAVSLAALSYAFALVLRRQEVFAPMASTFIVPMLLLSGALLPMSAAPGWLDAISRATPFRYVVEGMRAAFAGHYASGTLAAGAGVSLAFAVAAVTVGTRTFIRRHA
- a CDS encoding ATP-binding cassette domain-containing protein — its product is MDHVIEARGLAKSFPGAEAVRGVDLTVGAGEIVGFLGPNGAGKTTTLRMLTTLLRPTAGTATVAGRDLTTDPAGVRRRIGYVAQGGSTNPACTAARELVLQARLYRVPDPRARAHELLERFGLADQEIGTLSGGQRRRLDIALGIVHTPALIFLDEPTTGLDPQSRGEVWRHIRDLRDEHGTAVFLTTHYLDEADALCDRILIIDRGEIIGAGTPEDLKRRLSGDIVTVEIDGDARRARDALAGLTAVRSVRAEERTLRITVEHGDRILIELTRALDAQGVLPRSIRLTRPTLDDVFLALTTREAGRAA
- a CDS encoding TetR/AcrR family transcriptional regulator — its product is MAEELSLRERKKRETRQRIADVAMGLFMLRGFEKVTVADVAEAADVSVNTVFNYFPTKEDLFFDRQDAAVQSLGRVVADRRPGESAVRAVRRDFHAALDERDWRYGITGGSPDFSRMVNESPALVARMRQMGDLREEYLARVLAEETDAGPDDPTPRLVAAQLVALTRVVAGEFLRRRLAGESLQTVLPPVRAAADRGFDLVESGVGAYAVKDPPPA
- a CDS encoding FAD-dependent oxidoreductase, which encodes MRVVVDLTRCQGYGQCVFMAPEVFSMTGAEALAYDPEPSEAQRGHVLRAAAACPVQALHVDHVGAPEPDHEPGPHPAPDGDDFKRTGRIVIVGASLAGMRAAAVLRREGFAGSLTMIGDEPGEPYDRPPLSKQVLTGQVPARNTVLPPLAGLGAEWLCGVPATGLDLDRRRVRLADGRDIGFDRLLIATGTRARPWPDAAEAALDGVVTLRTAEDATRLRRRLTGAGRVLVIGAGFTGSEIASVCRHLGRPVTVAERGAAPLVGALGGVIGAVAADLQRAHGVDLRCGVSVTALEGDGGRLRRARLSDGDTIEVDLAVAALGAVRNVEWLEGSGLAAGPWGVACDAGCRVFDINGLVTDDVFAAGDVARLPHPVYEYQFLTLEHWGNAVAQAEVAAHNMVSGQTRRWPHLALPVFWSSQFGVDIKSVGVPTFADEVMITQGTVEEHRFVAVYGYRGRITAAVTFDQGMWLEFYQGLIEQAAPFPPEFRTVDRPEATSPVPAEVPDRVAASHGATVVVTGHDPAERRAWLVHRSR
- a CDS encoding cytochrome P450; translated protein: MTENRAFGRILDRANRADPYPLYAELRKTPVTLQEDGSYVVSTYREIVALLHDPRISSDRRNLDESFAAREPGVSGQPPAFIALDPPDHDRLRRLAMRHFGPPGTPDRVESMRPELAAIVTGLIDALAGRERADLVETVAYPFPVTVICRLLGVPREDEPKFHGWSTEIVETIGPGEDDMAERQRRRDRATGALGDYLGDLADARLGDPGDDLLSGLLAGGGEQGGMSRAEVVTTATLLLVAGHETTVNLIANGMLTLLRHPETLERLRHEPDLVYGTVEELLRYEPPVHFPATRVALDDITVGDTTIPRGAPIVLALAAGNRDPDYVSAPERFDPCREANQHLGFGGGIHYCFGAPLARLETQVALGELARRLRNPRAVADPPPYRPSSSLRGPRRLVVDFDGVRPTR
- a CDS encoding TetR/AcrR family transcriptional regulator produces the protein MRDRVAVLEQLGAAHRHLPLRPDPHERHQQVRAGGFDQRPACGAQVADRGFTALTVEGVAARSGVHKTTVYRRWGNVAGLIADALELAGGEPWPVPDTGTIEGDLRALARLVADGFADPREGPVSTAFVSAAMHDADAARALHAFFMARHDQSSAIVTRAVARGELSADVDPAEVVRAAVAPVYYRLFVSHEPVDAAVADRAAGGALAAARAGALNASV